The genomic region GATAAGAATAAAATCCAAACCTCGATCGGAAAAAATCCGTCGAAAGCGTTTTATAAACTACAGATTCTACTCAAGGATCATTTTCCCGAGAATCTAAAGACGAAATTTTCCTTACAAACATCTTCCGGAATTTTCACCGGAGACAACGGACAAGTTTTTACGGATGAATCCGAAAAGATCATCTACTTGGGGTTAGGCGATTCTTCCAAAGTGAAGATCCGCGGGGTCGCACAACATTTTTTTCAATTCGGAGAAAAGTTGAAAAAATGGGACGGGGTCGGATTGGAAATTCACCTTCCGAAAATTCTCACCACCGCCCTTTCCGCTGAATTGCTCGTGTATCAAATTCTGAATTCTTTGGAACAAGGCGCTTACGCGATCAACGTTCTTGCAAAAGAATTTAAGGAGAATTCCAAAAAGACCGGAAACGTTTCCTTTGTTCTTCAAGACGCGGCAAAAGTAAAGGAAGCAGAAAAAGGATTAAAACGCGGAAAAGTAGTCAGCCGTTACATCAACGGAGCGCGTTACATCGCACATCTTCCGGCAAATCATTTCACACCGGAAGAATTCGTATCCAGATCCAAAGAGATCGCGAAGGACAACGGACTGAAGATCACAGTTTTCGACGAACCGCAGTTGAAAAAGGAAAAGATGGGAGGAATTCTTTCCGTTTGCGAAGGCTCCGATAAAAAAGCGAAGATGATTCTTTTGGAATATACTCCCGCAAAACCGAGCACGAAGAAAAAACTCGCGATCATCGGAAAAGGTCTTACCTTCGATTCCGGCGGGATCAGCATCAAACCCGCACAAGACATGCACGAAATGAAATATGATATGTGCGGAGCCGCCGCGGCGATTCACGCAATCGGAGCGATCGCCGAACTCGGATTAGGCGTTCCCGTAATCGCGGCGATCGGAGTTGCGGAGAATATGCCGGATGCTGCGGCCATCAAACCCGGAGACGTTTATACGGCTCACAACGGAATCACCGTCGAAGTGCAAAACACGGACGCGGAAGGACGTTTGGTTTTGGGAGACGTTCTTTCTTATGTGGGAAAAAAATTCAAACCGGACTATATGCTGGATCTTGCAACCTTAACCGGAGCGATCATCATTTCTCTCGGACACGAGGCGGCCGGTGTTATGAGCAATTCCGAAACTCTTACCAATTTGTTGAAGGAAGCTTCCGCGAGTTCGGACGAAAGAATCTGGGAAATGCCTCTTTGGGACGAATATTCGGAGGACCTCAAAAGCGATATCGCCGATATCCGAAACGTAGCGGGAAGAGCGGGCGGTTCCTTATCCGCGGCTAAGTTTTTGGAAAGATTCGTGGATCCGGGAATCGCTTGGGCGCATATCGACATCGCGGGCGCCGCTTGGAGAAAAAAATCCTCGGGAACTCAGATCGGAAACGGACCAA from Leptospira kmetyi serovar Malaysia str. Bejo-Iso9 harbors:
- a CDS encoding leucyl aminopeptidase family protein, with the protein product MKLDKNKIQTSIGKNPSKAFYKLQILLKDHFPENLKTKFSLQTSSGIFTGDNGQVFTDESEKIIYLGLGDSSKVKIRGVAQHFFQFGEKLKKWDGVGLEIHLPKILTTALSAELLVYQILNSLEQGAYAINVLAKEFKENSKKTGNVSFVLQDAAKVKEAEKGLKRGKVVSRYINGARYIAHLPANHFTPEEFVSRSKEIAKDNGLKITVFDEPQLKKEKMGGILSVCEGSDKKAKMILLEYTPAKPSTKKKLAIIGKGLTFDSGGISIKPAQDMHEMKYDMCGAAAAIHAIGAIAELGLGVPVIAAIGVAENMPDAAAIKPGDVYTAHNGITVEVQNTDAEGRLVLGDVLSYVGKKFKPDYMLDLATLTGAIIISLGHEAAGVMSNSETLTNLLKEASASSDERIWEMPLWDEYSEDLKSDIADIRNVAGRAGGSLSAAKFLERFVDPGIAWAHIDIAGAAWRKKSSGTQIGNGPTGYGVRLLVDLAEKIGKKK